In Aliivibrio wodanis, a genomic segment contains:
- a CDS encoding putative abortive infection bacteriophage resistance protein yields MALIPPKEFKHYEELVDILSQRGMHIEDGERAKRKLAQVGYYRLSGFWYPARVIERDEHGTAIECPHLKHPKRLNEFLPNTNFNDVCNLYLLDKKLRIAMLDGLERIEIYVRSVIAHELGRGKTKEAGTGKEIPEPLAWKDPDYINGKFLKKRGHKPSLWEEWQNKHGKLIERSHEDCIVWHKRNDREMPFWVVIEAWDFGTMSKYYGMLNNKYRQRICSRLGITDKKETNVLQSWLMEMNILRNRCAHHTRIWNQPSSKILALPSHEMFDDIKGNHNTLTRLYGVIRAMWFLIEQIGPSSCWLKEVELLIAEFPTIPGCHPSSMGLLSK; encoded by the coding sequence ATGGCACTTATCCCACCAAAAGAATTCAAACACTATGAAGAACTGGTTGATATTTTATCTCAACGAGGAATGCATATTGAAGATGGCGAACGAGCGAAGCGAAAATTAGCTCAAGTTGGTTATTATCGATTAAGTGGCTTTTGGTATCCTGCAAGAGTTATAGAGCGAGATGAACATGGGACTGCGATTGAATGCCCTCATTTAAAGCATCCTAAACGTCTTAATGAATTTTTACCAAATACAAATTTTAATGATGTTTGTAATCTCTATTTGCTTGATAAAAAACTTCGTATTGCTATGTTAGATGGGTTAGAACGCATCGAAATCTATGTTCGTAGTGTGATTGCTCATGAACTAGGAAGAGGAAAAACGAAGGAAGCAGGGACAGGTAAAGAGATCCCAGAGCCACTAGCGTGGAAAGATCCTGACTATATCAACGGAAAGTTCTTAAAAAAGCGTGGTCATAAACCTAGTTTATGGGAAGAGTGGCAAAATAAGCATGGAAAACTTATTGAACGAAGTCATGAAGATTGTATTGTTTGGCATAAGCGTAATGATAGAGAAATGCCTTTTTGGGTAGTGATTGAGGCTTGGGACTTCGGCACCATGTCTAAGTATTACGGTATGCTTAATAATAAATATCGCCAGCGCATTTGTTCTCGTCTAGGGATCACTGATAAGAAAGAGACGAATGTTTTACAATCTTGGCTGATGGAAATGAATATTCTCCGTAACCGATGCGCTCACCATACTCGAATTTGGAATCAACCATCTTCAAAAATTCTGGCTTTACCTTCTCATGAAATGTTTGATGATATTAAAGGTAATCACAATACGCTTACTCGCTTATATGGCGTAATTAGAGCAATGTGGTTTTTGATTGAACAAATAGGCCCAAGCTCATGTTGGTTGAAAGAGGTGGAATTGCTAATTGCTGAATTTCCAACAATACCTGGTTGTCATCCGTCATCAATGGGATTGCTTTCGAAATAA